In a single window of the Desulfallas thermosapovorans DSM 6562 genome:
- a CDS encoding CBS domain-containing protein yields the protein MQVKKARDIMTTKVITVSPQDDVEKMARLLLDHNISGLPVVDDSGKLVGVISEADLVFREKRVRNPFFVVLFDSPIYLENPNRLREDIKRTAARKVGELMSTRLHTVGPEATVTDVATLIADKGINRVPVVGDDGKLIGIISRQDIIRASFSNEG from the coding sequence ATGCAGGTGAAAAAAGCCAGGGATATAATGACCACTAAAGTAATAACCGTCAGCCCCCAGGATGATGTGGAGAAGATGGCGCGTTTACTGCTGGATCACAATATCAGTGGCCTGCCTGTGGTGGACGACAGCGGGAAACTGGTGGGAGTTATAAGCGAAGCTGATTTGGTATTCCGGGAGAAACGCGTTAGAAACCCGTTTTTTGTTGTTCTTTTTGACAGCCCTATTTATTTGGAGAACCCCAACAGATTACGTGAGGATATCAAACGTACCGCTGCCCGTAAGGTGGGCGAGCTGATGTCAACCAGGCTTCATACCGTTGGCCCCGAAGCCACTGTTACGGATGTGGCCACATTGATTGCGGATAAGGGCATTAACCGGGTGCCGGTGGTGGGTGACGATGGCAAGCTTATCGGTATCATCAGCCGGCAGGATATTATCAGAGCCAGTTTTAGCAATGAGGGATAG
- a CDS encoding TlpA family protein disulfide reductase — translation MRPKIITVLVVAVIVAAGVWLAMKGNNQAAVNPPVTRLAGEVAVSLPAGSKQKELQRGHMPPDFYIIRENLQNRDRQSNQAEQQIYALSDFAGKYVLINFWNTWCPPCREEMPGLNRLYQDYAQENVEFLFINITGRENSVADVETFLAENNYSLPVYLDRRGEVTALYGGVPAIPTTVIVDPRGQVVYAAAGPVTYEKAKSLLGF, via the coding sequence TTGAGACCTAAAATAATCACTGTGCTGGTGGTGGCCGTCATTGTTGCTGCAGGGGTGTGGCTGGCCATGAAGGGTAATAACCAGGCAGCAGTAAATCCACCTGTTACCAGGCTGGCCGGCGAGGTGGCTGTAAGCTTGCCCGCGGGGTCAAAACAAAAGGAACTGCAAAGAGGCCATATGCCCCCTGATTTTTATATTATCAGGGAAAACTTGCAAAACCGGGATCGCCAGTCGAATCAGGCGGAGCAGCAAATCTATGCCTTATCCGATTTTGCTGGCAAGTATGTATTGATTAACTTTTGGAACACCTGGTGTCCGCCCTGCCGGGAGGAAATGCCCGGCTTAAACCGGCTCTACCAGGATTATGCCCAAGAAAATGTGGAGTTTTTGTTTATTAATATTACCGGTAGGGAAAATTCTGTTGCTGATGTTGAAACTTTTCTCGCGGAAAATAATTACTCCTTACCGGTATATCTGGATCGCCGGGGGGAAGTGACCGCTTTGTATGGTGGTGTGCCTGCGATACCAACCACGGTGATTGTCGACCCCCGGGGGCAGGTGGTTTATGCCGCCGCGGGGCCGGTTACATATGAAAAAGCTAAATCATTGCTTGGCTTCTAG
- the hypE gene encoding hydrogenase expression/formation protein HypE, with the protein MAVVLLAHGDGGLLTRELVEGVFLKYFNNPQLRQLSDSAVLSLPGGRLAMTTDAFVVEPIFFPGGDIGKLAVCGTVNDLAVSGALPLYMTASFTIEEGFRLADLERVVASMAAACTEAGVEVVAGDTKVVPRGHVDKLFITTAGVGLVPEKVDWGYHRPVPGDAVLVNGSLGNHGLTVLAARENLGLDGALASDCAPLNNIIKLLQKHCPGIKMMRDLTRGGLATAAKEIAEACGLDICLQEEALPLDPVVRGAADILGLDPLYLANEGKFLAIIDPAQAAKAVDILSQNSYGRNARVIGEVCAGSGNVYLQTPLGGTRLLSLQAGQPLPRIC; encoded by the coding sequence GGAACTGGTGGAGGGTGTATTTTTAAAATACTTTAATAACCCGCAGCTCCGGCAGCTATCAGATAGTGCGGTATTGAGCTTGCCCGGGGGACGTCTGGCCATGACCACCGATGCCTTTGTGGTGGAACCCATTTTTTTTCCCGGTGGGGATATCGGCAAGCTGGCGGTGTGCGGTACGGTAAATGATCTGGCGGTAAGCGGGGCGTTGCCCCTGTATATGACCGCCTCCTTTACCATTGAAGAGGGCTTCCGGCTGGCTGATCTGGAAAGGGTGGTAGCATCCATGGCGGCGGCCTGTACCGAAGCCGGGGTTGAGGTGGTGGCCGGGGATACCAAAGTGGTGCCCCGGGGACATGTGGACAAACTTTTTATCACCACGGCGGGAGTGGGCCTGGTACCCGAAAAAGTGGATTGGGGATATCACCGCCCGGTGCCCGGAGATGCCGTGCTGGTTAACGGCAGCCTGGGCAATCATGGTTTAACTGTACTGGCAGCCAGGGAAAACCTGGGCCTGGATGGTGCCCTGGCCAGTGACTGTGCGCCGTTGAACAATATCATCAAGCTGCTCCAAAAGCACTGCCCCGGCATTAAAATGATGCGTGATTTGACCAGGGGAGGGCTGGCCACCGCCGCTAAAGAAATAGCAGAAGCTTGCGGGCTGGATATATGCTTGCAGGAAGAGGCGCTGCCGCTGGACCCGGTAGTGCGGGGGGCGGCGGATATTCTGGGCCTGGACCCGCTGTACCTGGCCAATGAGGGGAAATTTTTGGCAATTATAGATCCGGCCCAGGCCGCGAAGGCAGTGGATATATTGAGCCAGAACTCCTATGGGCGTAATGCGCGGGTAATTGGCGAAGTATGTGCGGGCAGCGGCAATGTTTATTTACAAACACCCCTGGGCGGCACCAGGCTCCTAAGCCTGCAGGCAGGCCAGCCCCTGCCCAGGATTTGCTGA
- the hypF gene encoding carbamoyltransferase HypF: MGEIVAREISITGVVQGVGFRPFVYNLARSYNLTGTVCNTGRGVLVYVEGPPESVAGFTGALRANPPFLARIHHCEITNCPPRGGAGFSIIHTRGGATGESVVPPDVATCPDCRREIKDPSDRHYRYPFTNCTSCGPRFTIVKNLPYDRPGTAMAGFTMCPSCAAEYHDPAHRRFHAQPVACPDCGPRVELVDRHGRVVEGDWLGETGRLLEEGKIIAVKGLGGFHLACSGVDPVAVQRLRRRKGRPARPLAVMCRDLAVVREHCRVTPREEALLCSPAAPIVILQRKTSSTLPRELAPGLNSIGVMLPYTPLHILLLQNGPAVLVMTSGNRSGLPLVKDNGQALARLGDVVDYFLWHDRDIVNRCDDSVVGLVDGQVQFLRRSRGYVPQPVTVLPAGENTGRPGQGKKEPVPETGVRREITVLGAGGDMKNTFCLLKGNRAYLSPHIGAVDVVEGMENYRTSLANFSRLIQACPQVVGYDLHPDYHSSRIARELADNAIAVQHHHAHMASCMAEHGLEGQVIGVVLDGTGYGPDGCIWGFEVLVGDYLDFSRRWHLAYIPLPGGEQAVRNPWMTAVAYLVTALGERGYKVAEKLFPHRLNEIAVIGQMLRAEINSPLASSCGRFFDAAAALLGVCPVNTYDGQAAVELGELVPCCFDGTRSPDGLKPASSPDKTAGEPASAGYFKAALAPYPFNLNNGIIKTGATVAALVRDIERGLAPALIARRFHDTIISMVVQAVEKVRSQSGPDRVVLSGGCWHNRYMLTAVCKILGDKGYQVYRHVKVPTGDGGISLGQAMVAARKYFNQGRG; the protein is encoded by the coding sequence GTGGGTGAAATTGTAGCCAGGGAAATCTCTATCACCGGTGTTGTCCAGGGTGTGGGCTTCAGGCCTTTTGTTTATAACCTGGCCCGGTCTTATAATTTAACAGGTACGGTATGCAACACGGGCCGGGGGGTGCTGGTATATGTGGAAGGCCCGCCGGAAAGCGTGGCGGGATTCACCGGGGCACTGCGGGCAAACCCGCCGTTTTTAGCCCGGATTCACCATTGCGAAATTACCAACTGCCCTCCCCGGGGTGGGGCCGGTTTTTCCATTATACACACCCGGGGCGGTGCCACCGGTGAATCGGTGGTTCCCCCGGATGTAGCCACTTGCCCGGACTGCCGCCGGGAAATTAAGGATCCGTCCGACCGGCATTACCGGTACCCCTTTACCAACTGTACCAGCTGTGGTCCCCGGTTTACAATAGTAAAAAATTTACCCTATGACCGGCCGGGCACTGCCATGGCCGGTTTTACCATGTGCCCGTCCTGTGCTGCCGAATATCATGACCCCGCCCACAGGCGCTTCCATGCCCAGCCCGTGGCTTGCCCGGACTGCGGTCCCCGGGTGGAGTTGGTGGACCGTCATGGCAGGGTAGTGGAGGGTGATTGGCTTGGCGAAACCGGGCGGTTGCTGGAAGAGGGTAAAATAATAGCTGTCAAGGGACTGGGGGGCTTTCACCTGGCCTGCAGCGGGGTAGACCCTGTCGCCGTGCAGCGCCTGCGCCGCCGTAAGGGGCGGCCGGCCAGGCCGCTGGCGGTGATGTGCCGGGATCTGGCGGTGGTGCGGGAGCACTGCCGGGTGACGCCCCGGGAGGAGGCGCTGCTATGTTCCCCGGCGGCCCCTATTGTAATCTTGCAAAGAAAGACTTCCTCAACTCTGCCCCGGGAATTGGCTCCGGGTTTAAATAGCATCGGGGTGATGCTACCCTATACCCCGCTGCACATTTTACTTTTGCAAAACGGCCCGGCGGTTCTGGTGATGACCAGCGGTAACCGCAGCGGCCTGCCCCTGGTCAAGGATAACGGGCAGGCACTTGCCCGGCTGGGTGACGTGGTGGATTATTTTCTATGGCATGACCGGGATATTGTCAACCGTTGCGATGATTCGGTGGTTGGGCTGGTTGACGGGCAGGTGCAGTTTTTGCGCCGTTCCCGGGGATATGTGCCGCAGCCGGTTACGGTGTTGCCGGCTGGCGAAAATACCGGAAGGCCCGGCCAGGGAAAAAAAGAACCCGTCCCGGAAACCGGGGTGCGCCGGGAGATAACCGTTCTGGGGGCGGGCGGGGATATGAAGAATACCTTCTGCCTGCTTAAAGGGAACCGGGCTTATCTGAGCCCGCATATCGGTGCGGTTGATGTGGTGGAAGGAATGGAAAATTATCGCACCAGCCTGGCGAATTTTAGCCGTTTGATTCAGGCCTGCCCGCAGGTTGTGGGCTACGATTTGCACCCTGATTACCACAGTTCCCGCATAGCCCGGGAACTGGCGGATAATGCCATTGCCGTGCAGCACCATCATGCCCACATGGCATCGTGTATGGCTGAACACGGCCTGGAGGGGCAGGTTATCGGGGTTGTTTTAGATGGTACGGGGTACGGCCCGGATGGCTGTATCTGGGGTTTTGAGGTGCTTGTGGGTGATTACCTGGACTTTTCCCGCCGGTGGCATCTTGCATACATACCTTTGCCCGGCGGCGAGCAAGCTGTGCGCAACCCGTGGATGACCGCCGTTGCTTACCTGGTGACGGCGCTGGGGGAACGGGGCTACAAAGTGGCGGAAAAACTGTTTCCCCACCGTTTAAATGAAATAGCTGTTATTGGTCAAATGCTCCGGGCGGAAATTAACTCACCCCTTGCTTCCAGCTGTGGCCGGTTCTTTGATGCTGCAGCAGCATTACTGGGTGTTTGCCCGGTAAATACGTACGATGGCCAGGCCGCCGTTGAATTGGGGGAACTGGTACCTTGCTGTTTTGATGGTACCCGGTCCCCGGACGGGTTAAAGCCGGCATCTTCCCCGGATAAAACTGCGGGAGAACCAGCATCAGCCGGATATTTTAAAGCCGCCCTTGCCCCGTATCCATTTAACTTAAACAACGGAATAATTAAAACTGGTGCTACCGTAGCGGCGTTGGTGCGGGATATTGAGCGCGGTCTTGCCCCGGCACTTATCGCCCGGCGCTTCCATGATACGATAATCAGTATGGTGGTACAGGCGGTGGAAAAGGTGCGTTCCCAAAGCGGCCCCGACCGGGTGGTGCTAAGCGGCGGTTGCTGGCACAACCGGTATATGCTTACGGCGGTGTGCAAAATACTTGGTGACAAAGGCTATCAAGTTTACCGGCATGTTAAAGTACCCACCGGTGACGGCGGTATAAGCCTGGGGCAGGCCATGGTGGCCGCCAGGAAATATTTTAATCAAGGGCGCGGGTAG
- a CDS encoding cytochrome c biogenesis CcdA family protein, whose amino-acid sequence MNGLSSVNALTAFLFGGLSFLSPCVLPLLPGYLSFITGTDITTAEGPSRRRAVWNSTGFVLGFSLLFVALGAAASGAGQWLTGNRALLTQVAGVIIIIFGLHISEILPVKLFYRQAGWQPARRFTGWLGAFLLGLSFAAGWTPCVGPVLASILLLAANTQTLYQGVALLIWYSLGLAVPFLLAALGIGVVHRWLGKMNKALPYINAVSGGLLIAMGILLLLGLWDRLVMLFF is encoded by the coding sequence TTGAACGGTTTGTCCTCAGTCAATGCATTAACTGCTTTTTTATTTGGCGGTCTATCATTTTTATCCCCCTGTGTTCTGCCACTGCTGCCCGGTTATCTTTCCTTTATTACCGGTACTGATATCACTACTGCCGAAGGGCCGTCCCGCCGCCGGGCGGTATGGAACAGCACCGGATTTGTACTGGGCTTCAGTCTTTTATTTGTTGCCCTGGGGGCTGCGGCCAGCGGAGCCGGGCAGTGGCTCACCGGCAACCGGGCTTTGTTAACGCAGGTAGCGGGAGTTATAATTATCATCTTTGGTCTACACATCAGTGAAATATTGCCCGTCAAGCTGTTTTACAGGCAGGCCGGGTGGCAGCCCGCCCGGCGGTTTACAGGCTGGCTGGGGGCGTTTTTACTGGGGCTGTCCTTTGCCGCAGGCTGGACTCCATGCGTGGGGCCGGTACTGGCTTCGATACTGTTGCTGGCTGCAAACACCCAAACGCTGTACCAGGGGGTGGCGCTGCTAATCTGGTACTCTCTGGGGTTGGCTGTTCCTTTTTTGCTGGCGGCGCTGGGCATTGGTGTGGTACACAGGTGGCTGGGTAAAATGAATAAGGCCTTGCCTTACATTAATGCTGTCAGCGGCGGCCTTTTAATTGCCATGGGGATACTGCTGCTGCTGGGCCTGTGGGACAGGCTGGTTATGCTGTTTTTCTGA